Proteins encoded by one window of Girardinichthys multiradiatus isolate DD_20200921_A chromosome 14, DD_fGirMul_XY1, whole genome shotgun sequence:
- the LOC124881228 gene encoding baculoviral IAP repeat-containing protein 3-like isoform X2: MASMQPSSQTKEASSKSAHLAQTLMCIRLMEANEPSAVSFENKCNPLECSQRTFPENSLIVREALRMNMPRHLVLIRVQKRLQTIGSNYTDLKDLVADLFEEDGVPSSLDQEVPMETNQLEEAMMMNSLVVKKALRLGVPPDLITPLLRAKILSSGAPYCDVHELLTDVNKN; encoded by the exons ATGGCCTCAATGCAGCCCAGTTCTCAAACCAAGGAGGCTTCTTCAAAATCGGCTCATCTGGCACAGACGCTGATGTGCATCCGTTTAATG GAAGCAAACGAACCTTCAGCTGTCTcctttgaaaacaaatgcaaccCATTAGAATGCTCACAACG GACCTTTCCAGAAAACTCTTTGATAGTCCGTGAAGCTCTGAGGATGAACATGCCTCGGCATCTTGTCCTCATAAGGGTCCAGAAAAGGCTTCAAACCATTGGTTCAAATTACACCGACCTAAAAGATCTGGTCGCAGACCTGTTTGAAGAAGATGGGGTCCCTTCATCACTGGACCAGGAAGTCCCCATGGAGACAAACCAGCTGGAGGAGGCGATGATGATGAACAGCCTGGTGGTGAAGAAGGCCCTCAGACTGGGCGTGCCCCCTGACCTCATCACACCGCTCCTTCGGGCCAAAATATTAAGCAGCGGCGCCCCCTACTGCGACGTCCATGAACTGCTCACAGATGTGAACAAGAATTAG
- the LOC124881228 gene encoding uncharacterized protein LOC124881228 isoform X1, which yields MASMQPSSQTKEASSKSAHLAQTLMCIRLMEANEPSAVSFENKCNPLECSQRYEKHWDNKKKKDFLIKTQEIIFTNFTIFCVFCDMVPRTFPENSLIVREALRMNMPRHLVLIRVQKRLQTIGSNYTDLKDLVADLFEEDGVPSSLDQEVPMETNQLEEAMMMNSLVVKKALRLGVPPDLITPLLRAKILSSGAPYCDVHELLTDVNKN from the exons ATGGCCTCAATGCAGCCCAGTTCTCAAACCAAGGAGGCTTCTTCAAAATCGGCTCATCTGGCACAGACGCTGATGTGCATCCGTTTAATG GAAGCAAACGAACCTTCAGCTGTCTcctttgaaaacaaatgcaaccCATTAGAATGCTCACAACGGTATGAAAAACACTGggataacaaaaaaaagaaagactttCTGATCAAAACACAAGAGATTATCTTCACTAACTTCACCATTTTCTGTGTGTTCTGTGACATGGTTCCTAGGACCTTTCCAGAAAACTCTTTGATAGTCCGTGAAGCTCTGAGGATGAACATGCCTCGGCATCTTGTCCTCATAAGGGTCCAGAAAAGGCTTCAAACCATTGGTTCAAATTACACCGACCTAAAAGATCTGGTCGCAGACCTGTTTGAAGAAGATGGGGTCCCTTCATCACTGGACCAGGAAGTCCCCATGGAGACAAACCAGCTGGAGGAGGCGATGATGATGAACAGCCTGGTGGTGAAGAAGGCCCTCAGACTGGGCGTGCCCCCTGACCTCATCACACCGCTCCTTCGGGCCAAAATATTAAGCAGCGGCGCCCCCTACTGCGACGTCCATGAACTGCTCACAGATGTGAACAAGAATTAG
- the LOC124881026 gene encoding coronin-2B-like: protein MPLRSSFQCSKFRYVFGKPATKEHSYDGVPITTSVHDNHYCSANPCFIAVVTECAGGGAFLVLPIHCIGRLDSQYPRVCGHSGRVLDVKWNPFDDYCVASCSEDCTVKIWDIPVCGVQQNITQARKTLIGHSRRVAIIEWHPTAENLLLSSGYDYKVLLWDVSQVGTVIRHPVRVVLMPIHHRYPSEALLLSVSFNSDGSRLAVTSKDRLIRVLEPRTGKILQVSSNKTHRANKVLYIRGLKILLSTGSSPWNHRQIVLWDPDDLSEPLYEEDLDGSAGVLFPFYDSDTRMLYLAGKGDGNIRYYELSSEKPYISFLMEFRSQLPQKGLGVMPKRGLDVNVCEIFRFYRLIAIKDLVEPLSMIIPRKQSGIFQEDLYPMTAGNQAALTAQEWLLGINRGPVLMSLRPEAHVENPYAVIPADKGQLRQLSSLRFQMGPADGAVTNTKLDFMERAFLEEQLAYQHAKYPRDLSDLSGWQPDEMECPLWTYGCTPHCCEPAEKPPPTTESELLQVFYKQQDEIRGLREELHQKDVRIAQLQLEIKNRSNMRATF, encoded by the exons ATGCCGTTGCGGTCATCTTTCCAATGCTCAAAGTTTCGTTACGTCTTTGGGAAGCCAGccaccaaggaacacagctaTGATGGAGTGCCAATCACAACAAGCGTCCATGACAACCACTACTGCTCGGCCAATCCCTGCTTCATCGCCGTGGTGACGGAATGTGCTGGAGGCGGAGCGTTTTTAGTCCTACCCATTCATTGT ATAGGCAGACTAGACTCTCAATATCCGAGGGTTTGCGGTCACAGTGGCAGAGTCCTGGACGTCAAGTGGAACCCATTTGATGATTACTGCGTTGCCTCGTGTTCTGAAGACTGCACT GTGAAGATTTGGGATATTCCAGTTTGCGGGGTCCAACAGAACATCACCCAGGCCAGAAAAACTCTAATTGGTCACTCCAGGAGGGTGGCTATTATTGAGTGGCATCCAACTGCTGAGAATCTGCTGCTTAGCTCAGGGTACGACTACAAG GTTCTCCTCTGGGATGTGTCCCAGGTCGGTACAGTTATCAGACATCCGGTCCGAGTGGTCCTGATGCCCATCCATCATCGCTACCCATCTGAAGCACTTCTGCTGTCTGTCAGCTTTAACAGTGATGGCAGCAGGCTGGCGGTCACATCTAAAGACAGACTTATTCGGGTCCTGGAGCCGCGGACCGGAAAGATTctacag GTTTCCAGCAACAAGACACACAGGGCTAACAAGGTTTTATACATCAGAGGCTTGAAGATCCTTCTGTCCACTGGTAGCTCGCCCTGGAACCACAGACAGATCGTCCTCTGGGATCCA GATGACTTATCAGAACCTCTGTATGAAGAAGATTTGGATGGATCTGCAGGGGTTCTCTTCCCGTTCTATGACTCAGATACACGGATGCTCTACTTGGCTGGAAAG GGAGACGGGAACATCAGATACTACGAGCTGAGCTCTGAGAAACCCTACATCAGCTTTCTGATGGAGTTCAGATCGCAGCTGCCACAGAAAGGACTGG GGGTGATGCCAAAACGTGGCCTGGATGTTAATGTGTGTGAGATTTTCCGGTTTTATCGCCTGATTGCCATCAAAGACCTGGTAGAACCTCTGTCGATGATCATACCACGGAAACAG TCAGGTATTTTTCAGGAGGATCTGTACCCAATGACAGCTGGAAACCAGGCAGCCTTAACGGCCCAGGAGTGGCTGCTGGGGATCAACAGGG GCCCAGTGCTGATGTCCTTGAGGCCCGAGGCTCATGTAGAAAATCCTTACGCTGTAATTCCTGCTGACAAAGGCCAGTTAAGGCAGCTGAGCTCCCTCCGGTTCCAGATGGGCCCAGCTGATGGGGCTGTGACAAACACAAAACTGGACTTTATGGAAAGG GCTTTCCTTGAAGAGCAGCTGGCCTATCAGCATGCTAAATATCCCAGAGATCTGAGTGATCTGTCCGGTTGGCAGCCGGATGAGATGGAGTGTCCGCTGTGGACGTACGGCTGCACTCCACACTGCTGCGAACCAGCTGAGAAACCACCACCTACGACTGAGAGTGAG CTCTTGCAGGTGTTTTACAAACAGCAAGATGAGATCAGAGGCCTGAGGGAGGAGCTGCATCAGAAAGAT gtGAGGATTGCTCAATTACAGCTGGAGATAAAGAACAGAAGCAACATGAGGGCGACCTTCTGA